From the genome of Fibrobacter sp.:
AAGTTGCAAAGAACGCAGGCGCTGACTATGCTGGCGGTGCTGACTTGGTTCAGAAGATACAGGAAGGATGGCTGGAATTCGATTCCGTCGTTGCTACTCCCGACATGATGCCGGTGATTAGTAAGGTGGCTCGTGTTCTTGGTCCTCGTGGTATGATGCCTTCTCCCAAGGCCGGTACGGTGACCGTTAACGTCGCCCAGACCGTCAAGGAACTGAAGGCCGGTAAAATCCAGTACCGCGTTGACAAGGGCGCCAACGTCCACGCTCCTGTAGGCAAGCTCTCCTTCAGCGTCGAACAGCTGGCCGAAAACGCCAAGACCGTTATCGACTCTGTGGTGAAGAACAAGCCCCAGTCTTCTAAGGGCACATACATCAAGAGCCTCACTCTGACGGCTACGATGGCCCCGGGCATCAAACTTGATATGGCACTGACGCGCTAGGAGGAACCATGAAAGCTGTAGTTAAAAAACAACAGACCGTGGACGCTCTCGTCGAGTCGTTCAAGGACGCCACCGCCGTCTATCTGCTCAATTTCCAGGGCATCACTGTCGAAAAGGACAATGCCCTGCGTAAGGCTC
Proteins encoded in this window:
- a CDS encoding 50S ribosomal protein L1 → MFRGKKYKKVAEAFDRNKAYGLSEAIEILKKSEVKFDQTVEVHFNLGVDPKHSDQVVRGTVVLPHGTGRQVRVLVFCKDNNIEVAKNAGADYAGGADLVQKIQEGWLEFDSVVATPDMMPVISKVARVLGPRGMMPSPKAGTVTVNVAQTVKELKAGKIQYRVDKGANVHAPVGKLSFSVEQLAENAKTVIDSVVKNKPQSSKGTYIKSLTLTATMAPGIKLDMALTR